The Phoenix dactylifera cultivar Barhee BC4 chromosome 12, palm_55x_up_171113_PBpolish2nd_filt_p, whole genome shotgun sequence genome has a window encoding:
- the LOC103698366 gene encoding S-adenosylmethionine synthase-like, translating into MGDTFLFTSESVNEGHPDKLCDQISDAVLDACLAQDPDSKVACETCTKTNMVMVFGEITTKANVDYEKIVRDTCRAIGFTSDDVGLDADGCKVLVNIEQQSPDIAQGVHGHFTKRPEEIGAGDQGHMFGYATDESPEFMPLSHVLATKLGARLTVVRKNGTCPWLRPDGKTQVTVEYRNDNGAMVPVRVHTVLISTQHDETVTNDEIAADLQVHVIKPVIPEQYLDEKTIFHLNPSGRFVIGGPHGDAGLTGRKIIIDTYGGWGAHGGGAFSGKDPTKVDRSGAYIVRQAAKSIVANGLACRALVQVSYAISVPEPLSIFVDTYGTGKIPDKEILKIVKENFDFRPGMITINLDLKRGGSGRFLKTAAYGHFGRDDLDFTWEVVKPLKWEKPAA; encoded by the coding sequence ATGGGGGACACCTTCCTTTTCACCTCTGAGTCTGTCAACGAAGGGCACCCTGACAAGCTCTGTGACCAGATATCGGATGCTGTGCTTGATGCTTGCCTCGCACAGGACCCAGATAGCAAGGTTGCCTGTGAGACCTGCACCAAGACCAACATGGTCATGGTCTTTGGTGAAATTACCACCAAGGCGAATGTTGACTATGAAAAGATTGTTCGTGATACCTGCCGGGCAATTGGATTCACCTCTGATGATGTTGGTCTTGATGCCGATGGCTGCAAGGTGCTTGTAAACATTGAGCAGCAGTCCCCTGACATTGCCCAGGGTGTTCACGGCCACTTCACCAAGCGCCCTGAGGAGATTGGTGCTGGTGACCAGGGACACATGTTTGGGTATGCAACTGATGAGAGCCCGGAGTTCATGCCTCTCAGCCATGTTCTTGCCACCAAGCTTGGTGCCCGCCTCACTGTGGTGCGGAAGAATGGAACCTGCCCCTGGCTGAGGCCCGATGGCAAGACCCAGGTGACTGTTGAGTACCGGAATGACAATGGTGCCATGGTTCCTGTCCGTGTCCACACTGTCCTCATCTCCACCCAGCACGATGAGACTGTTACCAATGATGAGATAGCTGCCGACCTCCAGGTGCATGTCATCAAGCCTGTCATTCCTGAGCAGTACCTCgatgagaagaccatcttccaCCTAAACCCCTCTGGCCGTTTCGTCATCGGTGGACCTCATGGCGATGCTGGGCTCACTGGCCGCAAGATCATCATTGACACCTATGGTGGCTGGGGAGCCCATGGTGGAGGTGCCTTCTCAGGCAAGGACCCGACCAAGGTCGACCGCAGTGGTGCCTACATTGTGAGGCAGGCGGCCAAGAGCATCGTGGCCAATGGGCTTGCCTGCCGTGCCCTTGTTCAGGTCTCTTATGCCATTAGTGTCCCAGAGCCTCTCTCCATCTTTGTTGACACCTACGGCACTGGAAAGATCCCTGACAAGGAGATCCTGAAGATTGTCAAGGAGAACTTTGACTTCAGGCCTGGGATGATCACCATTAACCTTGACCTGAAGAGGGGTGGCAGTGGCAGATTCCTCAAGACGGCAGCTTATGGACACTTTGGCAGGGATGACCTAGACTTCACCTGGGAGGTGGTCAAGCCCCTCAAGTGGGAGAAACCAGCTGCCTAG